In Silene latifolia isolate original U9 population chromosome 3, ASM4854445v1, whole genome shotgun sequence, a single window of DNA contains:
- the LOC141646941 gene encoding uncharacterized protein LOC141646941, with product MAKNRNKKSKDKSGKSPMDTSETTVSELPQAMDTSESAAKVSDSLTRKVKKGVQMKRSKNVRKMKAIAKAISKTEKKSEKEVKLETKRARVQSAKSLYD from the exons ATGGCGAAAAATCGAAACAAAAAGTCTAAGGATAAATCCGGTAAATCTCCCATGGACACCTCCGAAACCACCGTCTCCGAATTACCTCAAG CTATGGATACTTCAGAATCTGCAGCTAAAGTTTCTGATTCGTTAACTAG GAAAGTAAAGAAGGGAGTTCAAATGAAGAGGTCGAAGAATGTGAGGAAGATGAAAGCGATTGCAAAAGCAATCTCAAAAACTGAGAAGAAATCGGAAAAGGAAGTGAAGCTTGAGACCAAGAGAGCAAGAGTCCAATCAGCCAAATCACTGTACGATTGA
- the LOC141646944 gene encoding uncharacterized protein LOC141646944 has product MKFSSINCLLSIVFLVFISCFITVQSKTSPPPPVVRAQTRTCVTRKSPCFLKRITCPRQCPTLNPTNPRAKVCDIDCNNPICKAECRNRKPNCSGRGAACLDPRFIGGDGIVFYFHGKSNQHFSLVSDLNFQVNARFIGLRPAGRTRDYTWIQALGILFDSHSFSLEATPAAQWDDEVDHLKFSYDGQELDLPEGYPSNWTAGNLKVERTDKLNSVIVTVAEIAEISVNVVPVTKEDDRIHNYQIPSDNCFAHLEVQFRFFGLSSEVEGVIGRTYQPDFKNPAKPGVAMPVVGGEDKYRTSTLLTPDCKSCRFSPVGVMSQDVSFLKDLGMLDCTGSTSSGNGIVCRK; this is encoded by the exons ATGAAGTTCTCAAGCATCAACTGTTTATTATCAATCGTCTTCCTGGTTTTTATCTCCTGTTTTATAACAGTACAGTCAAAAACATCGCCTCCACCACCAGTAGTACGTGCACAGACTAGGACTTGCGTTACTCGCAAAAGCCCTTGTTTCCTTAAGCGGATCACTTGTCCCAGACAGTGTCCTACGTTAAACCCGACAAATCCCAGAGCCAAAGTCTGTGATATAGACTGCAATAACCCGATATGCAAAGCTGAATGTAGAA ATCGCAAGCCAAATTGCAGTGGTCGTGGAGCAGCGTGCTTGGATCCTCGCTTCATAGGTGGAGATGGAATAGTTTTCTACTTCCATGGCAAGAGTAATCAACACTTCAGTTTAGTTTCAGATCTCAATTTCCAAGTAAATGCCCGATTCATTGGCCTTCGACCAGCTGGTAGAACAAGAGACTACACATGGATTCAAGCCCTAGGAATCTTGTTCGATTCTCACAGTTTCTCTCTTGAGGCCACACCAGCTGCACAATGGGATGATGAAGTTGATCACCTGAAATTCTCTTATGACGGGCAGGAGTTAGATCTTCCCGAAGGGTACCCATCCAACTGGACTGCCGGCAACCTGAAAGTAGAGAGAACAGATAAACTGAACAGTGTCATTGTCACTGTTGCTGAAATTGCAGAGATATCAGTCAATGTTGTTCCTGTAACAAAAGAGGATGACAGGATTCACAATTATCAGATACCTTCAGATAACTGTTTCGCTCACTTGGAGGTGCAATTTCGATTCTTTGGACTTTCATCAGAAGTTGAAGGGGTGATTGGAAGGACTTACCAACCTGATTTCAAAAACCCGGCAAAGCCAGGTGTCGCAATGCCAGTGGTTGGCGGAGAAGATAAATACAGAACGTCAACACTTTTGACTCCAGACTGCAAGTCCTGCAGGTTTTCCCCCGTTGGTGTTATGAGCCAGGACGTCTCGTTTCTCAAGGACCTGGGAATGTTAGACTGCACTGGCAGTACATCCAGTGGTAATGGCATAGTTTGCAGGAAATGA
- the LOC141646943 gene encoding receptor-like protein kinase THESEUS 1, with amino-acid sequence MGSSEKLATLMVGIIVLGHMCCNSNAGYTPPDKYLIACGSAHDVVFQGQTYVPDSKHSSVKLSNEAGSFVASSSGAPFPIYQSARVFTQTTTYEFEIKQKGLHWIRVYFCPIANSGHDLKSASLTVVTENFVLLSNFTFKSYKGSYVWKEFIVNVDLDSLSLNFIPSNNSVAFVNAIEVVSIPDGLIPDQALALPSTPFNGISEQALETVYRLNMGGPLITPQNDTLGRIWQNDVQYLHVDSSAANVSVVPSTIKYSATVSPNVAPNWVYATAETMGDANVADSNFNITWVFNVDPDFSYFLRVHFCDIVSKSLNLLVFNLYINSESGGSIDPSSFTGGLAVPFYRDFVANSSDSGLLTVSVGPDSEAEVGQAILNGLEIMKISNDVRSLDGISPVEHLLPKSASRKKSISIIIGSVAGGVAATLVILLFGCCFVSRKSKTSQQGQSWLPLPLYGNSLTMTKMSTNSQKSGTASCISLASTNFGRFFSFQEIMDATNKFDESLLLGVGGFGRVYKGTLEDGTKVAVKRGNPRSEQGIAEFRTEIEMLSKLRHRHLVSLIGYCDERSEMILVYEYMANGPLRSHLYGTDLPSLSWKQRLEICIGAARGLHYLHTGASQSIIHRDVKTTNILLDENYVAKVADFGLSKTGPSLDQTHVSTAVKGSFGHLDPEYFRRQQLTEKSDVYSFGVVLMEVLCCRPALNPVLPRDQVNIAEWAMTWQKKGMLDRIMDSNLVDKVNSASLKKFGETAEKCLADHGADRPSMGDVLWNLEYALQLEETSLAPTEPDDNSTNHIQGLQLSSFEQFDNSTCIVDGANSCTDDDGEDATTSAVFSQLVNPRGR; translated from the coding sequence ATGGGGAGTAGTGAAAAGTTGGCAACTTTGATGGTGGGTATTATTGTATTAGGGCATATGTGTTGTAATTCCAATGCTGGTTATACTCCACCTGATAAGTATTTGATTGCTTGTGGTTCTGCACATGATGTGGTTTTCCAAGGTCAGACTTATGTTCCTGATTCAAAGCATTCTTCAGTTAAACTGAGTAACGAGGCCGGTTCTTTTGTTGCTTCTAGTTCTGGAGCCCCCTTTCCGATTTACCAATCTGCACGCGTTTTCACCCAAACGACTACTTATGAGTTTGAAATTAAGCAAAAGGGTTTGCATTGGATTCGGGTTTATTTCTGCCCGATTGCTAATTCTGGCCATGATTTGAAATCGGCCTCTCTGACTGTCGTTACTGAAAACTTTGTGTTGCTCAGTAACTTCACATTTAAGAGCTACAAGGGTTCTTATGTGTGGAAGGAGTTTATAGTCAATGTAGATTTGGATTCATTGTCCCTGAACTTTATTCCTTCGAATAATTCAGTCGCGTTTGTGAATGCAATTGAGGTAGTTTCAATCCCAGATGGACTGATCCCTGACCAGGCTTTGGCTTTGCCATCAACACCTTTTAATGGGATTTCAGAACAGGCTCTCGAGACCGTTTACCGGTTGAATATGGGTGGGCCACTGATTACCCCTCAAAATGATACTTTGGGTAGAATTTGGCAGAATGATGTGCAATATCTGCATGTGGATAGTTCTGCTGCAAATGTTTCTGTTGTTCCGTCAACTATCAAGTACTCGGCAACTGTTAGTCCGAATGTTGCACCCAATTGGGTGTATGCCACTGCTGAGACTATGGGGGATGCAAATGTGGCCGATAGCAACTTTAATATAACCTGGGTTTTCAACGTTGATCCCGATTTCAGCTACTTTTTAAGGGTTCATTTTTGTGATATTGTCAGTAAATCACTGAACCTTCTTGTTTTCAACTTGTATATTAATTCTGAATCCGGGGGAAGTATAGACCCGTCAAGCTTCACTGGTGGTCTAGCTGTGCCTTTCTACAGGGATTTTGTTGCTAATTCTTCAGATTCCGGTCTGTTGACTGTTAGTGTGGGCCCAGACTCTGAAGCTGAAGTCGGTCAAGCTATCTTGAATGGGTTGGAGATCATGAAGATTAGTAATGATGTTAGAAGCTTGGATGGGATTTCTCCTGTAGAACATCTTCTTCCTAAATCAGCATCGAGAAAGAAAAGTATCTCGATAATCATAGGCTCAGTCGCAGGTGGAGTAGCTGCAACTTTGGTAATACTTCTATTTGGTTGCTGCTTTGTTTCTCGAAAATCAAAGACTAGTCAACAAGGGCAATCATGGTTACCTTTGCCCTTGTATGGAAATTCCCTGACCATGACAAAGATGTCTACAAATTCTCAAAAGAGCGGTACAGCTAGCTGCATTTCACTAGCGTCCACCAATTTTGGTCGATTTTTCTCATTCCAGGAAATCATGGATGCTACAAATAAATTTGACGAGAGTTTACTACTTGGAGTTGGTGGATTCGGAAGGGTTTATAAGGGAACACTCGAAGATGGGACTAAAGTCGCTGTCAAGAGAGGGAATCCAAGGTCAGAACAAGGTATAGCTGAATTCAGAACTGAAATTGAGATGTTGTCTAAGCTAAGACATCGTCATCTTGTCTCTCTTATTGGGTATTGTGATGAGCGATCTGAGATGATATTGGTCTATGAATACATGGCCAACGGACCTCTCAGAAGCCATCTTTATGGCACGGATCTCCCGTCTCTTTCTTGGAAACAGCGGCTTGAAATATGCATTGGGGCCGCAAGGGGACTCCATTATCTCCATACAGGTGCATCTCAGAGCATTATACATCGGGATGTTAaaaccacaaatattctcttggaCGAGAATTATGTGGCGAAGGTGGCTGATTTTGGTCTCTCTAAAACAGGACCTTCTCTAGATCAAACTCACGTTAGCACTGCGGTTAAGGGGAGTTTTGGACACTTAGACCCAGAGTACTTTAGAAGGCAACAATTGACCGAAAAATCTGATGTATACTCATTTGGGGTGGTCCTAATGGAGGTTCTCTGTTGTCGACCGGCTTTAAACCCTGTGCTCCCAAGAGACCAAGTCAATATTGCCGAATGGGCAATGACTTGGCAGAAGAAGGGCATGTTGGATCGGATCATGGACTCAAACCTTGTAGACAAGGTTAATTCTGCCTCGTTGAAGAAGTTTGGGGAGACTGCAGAGAAGTGTTTGGCCGACCATGGAGCTGATAGGCCATCAATGGGAGACGTCTTATGGAATCTCGAGTATGCCCTTCAGTTGGAGGAGACGTCCTTAGCTCCTACTGAACCTGATGACAACAGTACAAATCATATTCAAGGTTTGCAATTGTCGTCATTTGAGCAATTTGACAACAGTACTTGCATCGTTGATGGTGCTAATTCTTGTACTGATGATGACGGTGAGGATGCTACAACGAGTGCTGTATTCTCTCAGTTAGTAAACCCTCGTGGAAGATGA